The proteins below come from a single Treponema phagedenis genomic window:
- a CDS encoding SRPBCC family protein: MAKSNFKATIQQPIKKVWETVTDLKNYSWRSDIEKIEIISDKEFIEYTKDGFKTVFTTTVFMPHERWEFDMENKNIKGHWVGLFFDHGDKTMIDFTEDIQCRKFFLKPFFKIFIDRYLQKQQQHYFQDLQRELERK; the protein is encoded by the coding sequence ATGGCAAAATCAAACTTTAAAGCCACAATCCAACAGCCTATCAAAAAAGTTTGGGAGACGGTAACGGATCTTAAAAATTATTCGTGGCGAAGCGATATCGAAAAAATTGAAATTATAAGCGACAAAGAATTTATTGAATACACAAAAGACGGATTTAAAACCGTCTTTACCACAACAGTATTTATGCCGCATGAGCGCTGGGAATTTGATATGGAAAATAAAAATATAAAAGGTCATTGGGTTGGACTCTTTTTTGACCATGGAGACAAAACAATGATTGATTTTACCGAAGATATTCAGTGCAGGAAATTCTTTTTAAAACCTTTTTTTAAGATTTTTATCGACCGCTATTTACAAAAACAGCAGCAACACTATTTTCAGGATTTACAACGGGAGTTGGAAAGAAAGTAA
- a CDS encoding ribonucleoside triphosphate reductase, translating into MEIKQESRQTVFPEWKPLLEGGFEREKPFLRSVVKRSGEIQAFNKNKITAAISKAITAAEGAENPEKAERLTEKVIENLKTFLSGRHANSIPAIEEIQDTVETTLIAENEAPIAKAYILYRAKREAVRNAQKLMLDINETMDGYLSQSDWRVNENANVNFSLGGLILHNSGTLTANYWLKNIYSPEIAEAHQTAAFHIHDLSMFSGYCAGWSLRQLIQEGLGGVPDKITSKPAKHLSTLIQQIVNFLGIMQNEWAGAQAFSSFDTYLAPFVRSDALNETAVKQCLQSFIYGVNTPSRWGSQAPFTNITLDWVCPKDLANTPAVIGGEEQAFTYGDCQKEMDVINKIFIELMLEGDAAGRGFQYPIPTYNITADFNWNSPNAKLLFEMTAKYGTPYFQNFINSDLNPSDVRSMCCRLQLDKRELRKRGGGLFGSDEFTGSIGVVTLNMPQIGYLAKTENDYFARLDYLLQLAKQSLQMKRKVVQRLLDGGLFPYTKRYLKHLNNHFSTIGICGMNESCLNFLGKDIVSPEGKAFAEKVLTYMRQRLADFQEETGDLFNLEATPAESTSYRLARHDKQQFPDIIASGEDDPYYTNSSQLPVMYTNDVFDALDHQESLQRKYTGGTVFHIFLGEAIKDWQACRDLVKAVASTYKIPYFSISPTFSICPKHGYLEGEQFECPHCKQERIAELEQRLAELEQEKAKS; encoded by the coding sequence ATGGAAATTAAACAAGAAAGCAGACAAACGGTGTTCCCTGAATGGAAACCTCTTTTGGAAGGCGGATTTGAACGAGAAAAACCCTTTCTGCGCTCGGTTGTAAAACGCTCGGGCGAAATTCAGGCATTTAATAAAAACAAGATTACCGCTGCAATTTCCAAAGCAATTACGGCGGCGGAAGGGGCGGAAAACCCTGAAAAGGCGGAGCGGCTAACAGAAAAAGTTATCGAAAACTTAAAAACCTTCCTTTCAGGGCGCCATGCGAACTCTATTCCCGCAATCGAGGAAATTCAGGACACGGTGGAAACCACCCTAATCGCCGAAAACGAGGCGCCGATTGCAAAAGCCTATATTTTATATCGGGCAAAGCGGGAGGCGGTTCGGAACGCACAAAAGCTCATGCTTGACATCAACGAAACAATGGACGGCTATCTCAGTCAATCCGATTGGCGGGTAAACGAGAACGCCAATGTCAACTTCTCCCTCGGCGGGTTAATTTTGCATAATTCCGGCACGCTTACCGCAAATTACTGGCTCAAAAATATCTACAGTCCCGAAATTGCCGAAGCGCATCAAACGGCTGCCTTTCATATTCACGATTTATCAATGTTTTCGGGCTACTGCGCCGGCTGGTCGCTTCGCCAGCTTATACAGGAAGGGTTAGGCGGCGTCCCCGATAAAATTACCTCAAAACCGGCAAAACACCTTTCCACCCTCATTCAGCAAATTGTCAATTTCCTCGGCATCATGCAAAACGAGTGGGCGGGCGCACAAGCATTCAGTTCCTTTGACACCTACCTCGCGCCCTTTGTCCGCAGCGATGCGCTCAATGAAACAGCGGTAAAACAATGTTTGCAAAGTTTTATCTACGGAGTAAACACGCCGAGCCGCTGGGGAAGTCAGGCCCCTTTTACCAATATTACCCTTGACTGGGTTTGCCCGAAGGATCTGGCAAACACTCCCGCAGTTATCGGCGGCGAAGAGCAAGCCTTTACCTACGGCGATTGCCAAAAAGAGATGGACGTTATCAATAAAATTTTTATTGAGCTGATGCTTGAAGGAGATGCGGCGGGGCGCGGTTTTCAGTATCCGATACCGACCTATAATATAACCGCCGATTTTAACTGGAACAGCCCGAATGCAAAACTGCTGTTTGAAATGACGGCAAAATACGGCACTCCGTATTTCCAGAATTTTATTAACTCCGATTTAAACCCGAGCGATGTGCGCTCCATGTGCTGCCGGCTGCAGCTTGATAAACGAGAACTGCGCAAACGCGGCGGCGGGCTTTTCGGCTCCGATGAGTTTACCGGCTCAATCGGCGTGGTAACCCTGAACATGCCGCAAATCGGCTATCTTGCAAAAACCGAAAACGACTATTTTGCCCGCCTTGACTATCTGTTGCAGCTTGCAAAACAAAGTTTGCAAATGAAGCGCAAAGTGGTGCAGCGCCTGCTTGACGGCGGACTTTTCCCCTACACCAAGCGGTACCTGAAACACCTGAACAACCACTTTTCTACCATCGGAATCTGCGGCATGAATGAATCCTGCCTCAACTTCCTCGGAAAAGATATTGTAAGCCCCGAGGGAAAGGCATTTGCGGAAAAGGTGTTAACCTATATGCGGCAGCGGCTTGCCGACTTTCAGGAAGAAACCGGCGACCTTTTTAACCTTGAAGCAACTCCGGCGGAAAGCACCTCGTACCGGCTTGCCCGTCACGATAAACAACAGTTCCCCGACATCATCGCTTCAGGCGAGGATGACCCGTACTACACCAACTCAAGCCAGCTTCCCGTCATGTACACAAACGACGTATTCGATGCCCTCGACCATCAGGAAAGCCTGCAGCGAAAATACACCGGCGGCACTGTTTTTCACATCTTCCTCGGCGAAGCCATCAAAGACTGGCAAGCATGCAGAGACTTGGTCAAAGCGGTTGCCTCAACCTATAAAATCCCCTATTTTTCAATTTCGCCCACCTTCTCGATTTGCCCCAAACACGGCTACCTCGAAGGCGAACAGTTTGAATGCCCGCACTGCAAACAAGAACGCATTGCCGAACTTGAACAGCGCTTAGCCGAACTCGAACAGGAAAAAGCAAAAAGCTAA
- the nrdR gene encoding transcriptional regulator NrdR yields the protein MRCPHCGSFDDKVMESRTLAQGDCIRRRRECLACGYRFTSYEKIEEKPFMVIKRDQRREPFDRKKLERGIQRALEKRPVSMTTIENIVTEIEDSAVMASKGSNEIESTRLGEMVLTRLYSVDKVAYIRFASVYKQFTNLEEFVNEVKQIGDNYGN from the coding sequence ATGCGCTGTCCCCATTGCGGAAGTTTTGATGATAAGGTGATGGAATCCCGCACGCTTGCACAAGGCGATTGTATCAGGCGCAGGCGGGAATGTCTTGCCTGCGGGTACCGGTTTACCAGCTATGAAAAAATCGAAGAAAAACCTTTTATGGTTATTAAGCGCGATCAGCGGCGGGAGCCTTTTGACCGCAAAAAACTTGAGCGCGGTATTCAGCGTGCGTTAGAAAAACGGCCGGTTTCGATGACCACCATCGAAAACATTGTAACCGAAATAGAAGACAGTGCAGTGATGGCAAGCAAAGGCTCAAACGAAATCGAAAGCACCCGCCTTGGCGAAATGGTTTTGACGCGGCTGTACTCGGTTGATAAGGTAGCTTATATTCGCTTTGCCTCGGTGTATAAGCAATTCACCAACCTCGAAGAATTTGTCAATGAAGTAAAACAAATAGGAGATAATTATGGAAATTAA
- a CDS encoding transposase, protein MRRYSQEFKQQALQLSDEIGTKESAKNLGISYGTLTDWRKTKNRYKASDGAATAKAIVLDERERQLQREIKELKEANEILQGALAFFVKG, encoded by the coding sequence ATGCGACGTTATAGTCAAGAATTTAAACAGCAGGCATTACAACTGTCTGATGAAATCGGCACAAAAGAATCGGCGAAGAATCTCGGTATTTCATACGGGACGCTGACCGATTGGCGAAAAACGAAAAATCGCTATAAAGCAAGCGACGGAGCTGCAACGGCAAAAGCTATCGTTTTGGATGAGCGAGAGAGACAGCTCCAACGCGAAATCAAAGAGCTCAAAGAAGCCAACGAAATCTTGCAAGGCGCACTCGCTTTTTTCGTGAAGGGCTGA
- the asnS gene encoding asparagine--tRNA ligase — translation MINLIKEILTFEPDGREIAVYGWVRTKRETKNLIFLQVNDGSCFGSIQITFDRERGISAETEAELKRISTGASVCAKGKLVPSPASGQAAEVQAESILVFGEAPVDSYPLQKKNHSLEFLREIAHLRARTNTFGAVARMRNQMSFAVHSFFQEHGFQYVHTPIITGSDCEGAGEMFHVTTLNIQEIVQKALKEKTNPETFAVDYTQDFFGKEANLTVSGQLELETYATALSRVYTFGPTFRAENSNTTRHLSEFWMIEPEMSFFHLEQTMDLAEQFVVHLLKWALEKCREDLAFFDSRIKNGLIDMLTKVVTTPFTRITYTEAVALLEKNKSAFEFTPYWGCDLQTEHERYLTETVFKGPVIVTDYPKEIKAFYMKMNEDGKTVRAMDVLVPYLGEIIGGSEREDNYAALEKRINELGLAKENYWWYLDLRKYGTVPHSGFGLGFDRLLLYVTGMGNIRDVIPFPRATKLADF, via the coding sequence ATGATTAATTTAATTAAAGAGATTTTAACTTTTGAACCTGACGGACGGGAAATTGCCGTGTACGGCTGGGTGCGCACCAAGCGCGAAACAAAGAATTTAATTTTTCTGCAAGTAAATGACGGCTCCTGTTTTGGTTCAATTCAAATAACTTTTGATAGGGAGCGCGGAATAAGCGCCGAAACGGAAGCAGAATTAAAACGTATCAGTACGGGGGCATCGGTTTGTGCAAAAGGAAAATTAGTCCCATCCCCCGCTTCGGGACAGGCGGCAGAAGTACAGGCGGAAAGCATTCTGGTTTTCGGTGAAGCGCCGGTAGACTCTTATCCATTACAAAAGAAAAATCACTCGCTTGAGTTTTTGCGCGAAATTGCGCATTTGCGGGCGCGTACCAATACCTTCGGCGCAGTTGCGCGGATGCGAAATCAAATGTCTTTCGCCGTGCACAGTTTTTTTCAGGAACACGGATTTCAGTATGTACATACGCCGATTATTACCGGCTCCGATTGTGAAGGCGCGGGAGAAATGTTTCATGTAACCACGCTGAATATTCAAGAAATTGTGCAAAAAGCTTTAAAAGAAAAAACAAACCCCGAAACCTTTGCAGTCGATTACACGCAGGACTTTTTCGGAAAAGAGGCAAACCTCACTGTTTCGGGACAGCTTGAGCTGGAAACCTATGCCACCGCCCTTTCGCGCGTGTACACCTTCGGGCCGACATTCCGCGCCGAAAACTCAAACACCACGCGCCATTTGTCGGAGTTCTGGATGATTGAGCCTGAAATGTCTTTCTTCCATTTGGAACAGACTATGGACCTGGCCGAGCAGTTTGTAGTGCATTTACTGAAATGGGCTTTGGAAAAATGCCGGGAGGATTTAGCCTTTTTTGATTCGCGCATTAAAAACGGTTTGATCGATATGCTGACAAAGGTAGTAACCACGCCCTTTACACGCATTACCTACACGGAAGCTGTTGCGCTGTTGGAAAAAAACAAATCCGCCTTTGAGTTTACGCCCTACTGGGGCTGCGACCTACAAACCGAGCACGAGCGCTATTTAACCGAAACCGTCTTTAAGGGGCCGGTCATTGTAACCGATTATCCGAAAGAAATTAAAGCCTTTTACATGAAAATGAACGAGGACGGAAAAACAGTGCGCGCAATGGACGTACTGGTACCGTACTTAGGGGAAATAATCGGCGGCTCCGAACGGGAAGACAACTACGCAGCCCTTGAAAAACGAATTAATGAGCTCGGGCTTGCAAAAGAAAACTACTGGTGGTACTTAGACTTACGAAAATACGGCACCGTGCCCCACTCGGGCTTCGGACTCGGCTTTGACCGCTTACTGCTCTATGTTACCGGCATGGGAAACATCCGCGATGTAATCCCCTTCCCCCGCGCAACAAAACTTGCAGACTTTTAA